In one Neobacillus sp. CF12 genomic region, the following are encoded:
- a CDS encoding Ig-like domain-containing protein: MRYRGLLHKTKFQVFVILVLCIQLIGPPPLSPISSVKSEGLEPTIVITSPVSGSSLNEEDVVITGSVENFPIEALVKLYLDEVEIETPIQVVDKTWSTQLTLSKGSHTILAQSEVEGIQIVSDPVEITIDPILPIMSMTKPINGEFVNVKVLEGSTEPSATVKICMDCTMDSDDIIIGSWSSIQADSTGKWVYQNPELTEGNHTVYAKAIDSKGNTSNVIKVEFHVDTLRPQVLPDVFPKQDMTQVPLNPVIKVKISDANVLNEAEIKTSINVSQNGTKVEGTINYNRDTKEITFTPLEALTPSKKYNVFISPLGIIDAAKNSAFPRFWSFTTVGIKSEKHPNPHGSYTNNVDTCGNCHSTHNAQDANLLVTKTKTETSTPEVITIETIAETNQPKDLVADKFCMSCHDGTVVAPLPENSKAVHTHDAAVEIDGTPSGSSCGSCHNPHLERSENNPNMAQDHITYTHQPSNQVDPNKPTEEISSKEQLCESCHENDSAEKIAHEDVEYSVFKYSKSSTATGIYEDYELCLRCHNEDFNSKYNKSADIASHYNNLTEEIMKQYEKTNGPLSFANREISVAEKNFSGHIIEALDGSPLAGHLPCAECHDTHGSNNLKQLKTSLGHENVQSFTAGDTDSKNVKVVLDNKEVEFSILSDSKGRAFCLACHNGTTAIYGVTGEKYDTARTEHKTYPSKSCSYCHGRGETEVEKALSAAHAPKKGLIPR, from the coding sequence ATGAGGTATAGAGGCCTTCTGCATAAAACCAAATTCCAAGTATTTGTCATACTTGTTTTGTGTATTCAACTGATAGGGCCGCCACCATTGTCGCCCATATCAAGCGTTAAGAGTGAGGGGCTAGAACCAACGATAGTGATTACTTCACCTGTATCTGGCAGTTCTTTAAATGAAGAAGACGTAGTCATTACCGGTTCAGTAGAGAATTTTCCGATAGAAGCCCTTGTCAAACTTTACTTGGATGAAGTAGAAATCGAAACACCTATTCAGGTGGTTGATAAAACATGGTCCACGCAGCTCACCCTATCTAAAGGTAGTCATACAATCTTGGCTCAATCGGAAGTTGAAGGTATACAAATTGTTTCTGACCCCGTTGAAATTACGATTGATCCAATCTTACCAATAATGAGCATGACCAAACCGATTAATGGAGAGTTTGTAAATGTAAAAGTCTTAGAGGGAAGCACAGAACCATCGGCTACAGTGAAAATTTGTATGGACTGTACAATGGATTCTGATGACATAATCATTGGATCGTGGTCTTCCATACAGGCTGATAGCACGGGGAAATGGGTGTATCAAAATCCCGAGTTAACGGAAGGAAATCATACAGTCTATGCGAAAGCGATTGACAGTAAAGGTAACACTTCAAATGTAATTAAGGTTGAGTTTCATGTAGATACATTGCGACCTCAAGTATTGCCAGATGTTTTTCCGAAACAGGATATGACGCAAGTTCCATTAAACCCAGTCATAAAGGTGAAAATCTCTGATGCTAACGTTTTAAATGAAGCAGAAATAAAGACTAGCATCAATGTATCTCAAAATGGTACGAAGGTTGAAGGGACTATCAACTATAATCGAGATACAAAAGAGATTACCTTCACCCCCTTAGAAGCATTGACACCAAGTAAAAAATACAATGTTTTCATTAGTCCATTGGGGATAATCGACGCAGCTAAAAATAGTGCATTTCCTAGATTTTGGTCTTTCACGACGGTCGGTATCAAGTCGGAAAAACACCCAAATCCACATGGCAGTTATACAAATAATGTAGATACATGTGGAAATTGCCATAGTACGCACAACGCACAGGATGCAAATTTGTTAGTAACAAAGACTAAGACTGAAACCAGTACGCCTGAGGTAATAACAATTGAGACCATAGCTGAAACAAACCAACCTAAGGATTTAGTTGCAGACAAATTCTGTATGTCCTGTCATGACGGAACAGTTGTGGCGCCACTCCCTGAAAATAGCAAAGCTGTTCATACCCACGATGCTGCTGTAGAGATTGACGGCACACCGAGCGGCAGTTCGTGTGGAAGTTGTCATAATCCGCACTTGGAGCGATCAGAAAACAATCCTAACATGGCACAAGACCACATTACTTATACACATCAACCGTCTAATCAGGTCGATCCAAATAAGCCAACTGAAGAAATTAGCAGCAAGGAACAATTATGTGAGTCATGTCATGAAAACGATAGTGCTGAGAAAATAGCGCATGAAGATGTAGAGTACTCCGTTTTCAAATATAGTAAGTCTAGTACTGCAACGGGAATCTATGAAGATTATGAACTCTGCCTTCGTTGTCATAATGAAGATTTCAATAGTAAATATAACAAATCTGCGGATATCGCAAGTCATTATAACAATTTGACAGAAGAAATCATGAAGCAGTATGAAAAAACGAACGGTCCATTATCCTTTGCTAACCGAGAGATTTCAGTTGCAGAGAAGAATTTTTCAGGACACATTATCGAAGCATTGGATGGCAGTCCTCTTGCAGGGCATTTGCCATGTGCAGAGTGTCACGATACCCATGGATCTAACAATCTAAAGCAACTTAAAACATCGTTAGGTCACGAAAATGTACAGTCTTTTACAGCCGGAGATACAGATAGTAAAAACGTAAAAGTAGTATTGGACAACAAGGAAGTTGAATTTAGTATCTTATCTGATTCTAAGGGAAGAGCGTTCTGTCTGGCGTGTCACAACGGTACAACTGCAATCTATGGTGTAACAGGAGAAAAATATGATACAGCACGGACCGAACATAAAACATATCCAAGTAAATCCTGTTCTTATTGTCATGGAAGAGGAGAGACAGAGGTCGAAAAAGCTTTAAGTGCAGCACATGCACCAAAAAAAGGGCTTATACCTAGATAA